The sequence gatggtttgagggccagattgggaatttagacAGGACACCGtgtttaacacccctactcttacgatgagtgccatgggatctttaatgaccccagagagtcaggacacccatttaacgtccaATCTGAAAgactgcaccctacacagggcagtgtccccaatcacttgggatatttttttagaccagagggaagagtgcctcctactggccctccaacaccacttccagcagcatctggtctcccatcctgGAACTgcccaggaccaaccctgctagCCAGCAGTgatatgcagggtggtatgctgctggcatgtGTGTGGGCATATAAGGAATAGATGGAACTTGTAGATGGTGTTAGTGAACATAAGTGGTAGTTCACTCATCGGTGTCGATGGTTGACTGTTGTCTTTTTGATTTCAGGGTGCAGGGACCAGTCTGGTTCAgacagaggaggagcagggccTCAGGCTTGTGACGAGTCCATGAACCCCTACACAAACACTGGTATGAGCACAACATCCTacacagggtttcccaaactctgtcctggggaccccaaggggtgcacctTTTgggttttgccctagcactacacagctgatttcaAATcctcaagctttgattatttgaatcagctgtgtagtgctagggcaaaacccAAAAGGTGGCAACCGCTGCCGTGCACATGCCGGTTCGAGCACAACACTCCTTGGGTCTACACAAGCTTTTCATTTGTCATAGTGAGACCATGTTTTGTAAAACGTGTTTAAGCTGAGGCTTGCCTACCATTGTTCATGTTTTTCCAGCGGTGACCTGCAAAGAGCTCACCATGACAACAGCCTCTGAATATAACTCCCACATCTACCATGGAAGCAGGTGAGTAATTGTCTGCTGTCATAGGTTATTCAGTGTTTTCTGGTCCTGGAGACCCAAAGGGGTGCATATTATTTTTAAATGGCTAGCACTAACACACCGGATTAAAAAAAAACTAATCTTAGGCTTGATAAGGAGTTGATTTGTTAAGTCAAGTGTGTTAGGGATAGGACAAAAATGTGTACATCTTTGGGttcccaggaccaggattgggaGACACTGGGTTACTTGTATGTTGGGACTTGCATGACAGTTCAATTCAAACTTTATTGTTCCCACAGGGAAATGCTTTGTGCAGCCAGAAGTAATCAGTGTGTGATGACttctagttctactgtataaatGTTAATGTAAGAATATGTCTGTGGAAACTCTAGACATTAAAAAGTTCTGGTCAGGACCCATATTTATCAAGCGTCTCAaagtagaagtgctgatctaggatctggtcCCCCCTGTCCATAATAATCTGAACTATTATGATCTAAAATGTcaaactgatcctagattagCAATATTTATCTGAGACACTTGATAAATGGGGGCCCAGGACCATATTCTCAATGCATCTCAGGGTATGAGTTCTGCTCTAGAATCAGTTTGGCTTTTTAAATCATCAtgcatcagattacatggacagggcggacctgatcctagatcaacacttaTACGCTGAGACAATTGATCAATGCGGGCCCAGCTCTCCACTGCATGCTATTGGGAAGCGAGTTTTCCTCCAGTAGTTCTCACAGTCCCCAtctgtcccacagcccagccgTCACGTCGTACAGCAGCCAGGTGGCCTTCCCTCCTCTGACCCAGTCCACTGTGTACACCGCCTTCCCCCAAGCAGGACAGACCTACGGCCTCCCACCATTCGGTCAGTCCTtgatctttctcgctctctcacacacacaaacactattcACCTCCCTGGTCTTCTCCTAACATCACCTGCACAATAACCCAACACTATGCTTCTGTTCGTTCATTATTACGCTTGTTACGCTACGTCAAGCTTTTGCACTGATTCAAATGCCCTAAAATTTCCAATAATTTTCACTCCTTTGACTGAAAGGTCTTTCTTTAACTCTTTTCCTTCTCTACATCTTTTTTAAATTTCCTTTTACAACTCCCTCTCCTACcttttgctccctctctctctccctctctctctccctctctctctctctgtccatccctccctcaggTGCTATGTGGCCAGGCGTTAAGACAGAGACAGGGCTGCCTGATGCAGTGCCTTCTGTTGGCCAGCCTGGGTTTCTCAGCTTCAGCTCTGCATATACCTCAACCCAGCCAGGCCAGGTCCACTATTCATACCCCAGCCAAGGCAAGCCATCGCCATCTATCAATCTCACCACCCTGACTTACATCATATAACCTAACGTAGCAGATGTAGACAGATGCCTGAGACGATTCCCTACTTCTGTTATTCAGTGCAAATGGAAGTTAGGTTGAAAATACTGTGTTCCTGAAAACCGGAAACATCAGCTTTCTGTCAACGCTAATAAGGGTGCACCTCATAATAATATGCTTGATTCACACTACAGGACCAAACTGAGCCAAGCTGTGCtgggctggcctggcctggttacGCATCCACAATAGTTGCTCTAACTGTTCTGGAAAAGGCAATGTGGAAGAAAAATATCCAACCCAGCACATTACGGTTCCGAACAGTCCCATAGTGCAAGTCAGGCACAAGCTTACTGGACAAGGAAATCGGTGCTATGATTTATGCAGATGTGTTTTTGCACTTTTCACTACTACGGTTACTGCGCTCACTGGCGTGAATGATCAATTCATTGAAATGGATTGAGATGAAGTATTAATTATTGTCTGCGTTTTTCCAATGTTTTGAGGTGTCTGTTTTCTCTGCCAGGCTCCAGTTTCACTACATCCAGTGTGTACACTAACATCCCCTCAGCTACCACGGCTACACCTACAGTGACTCACCAGGTAAGGACTGGCTAGCTTTGACCAGGGAAATTAGGGCCTCAAAAAGCAACAAAAATGAATCTGAAAGTTCTCTGTTAGGGCTGTAGGGGTCATGAAATTTTGgcagctggttattgtcatgcaaaagtcTGCTGGTCTAATAGTAATTTaccattaattaacataaacatgtttagcatctcAAGGCTCCACTCATAGAAGCAGCATACAAGCCACTAATATGTGCctttttggaacatctacatttaaagtctaataaataaatgtaatatacaccatcacaatacattcattatttaaaaatgaaaaatacattttattttaggtGGTCTAAAGAAAAATGGTGGGGGTTTTTTCAGAACAGAATGAGTTGGCCTTATTGTATGTTATCTGACTACACTGTgccataggctgtaggcttgttAATTTAGCTGACCAGATATGCTTATAAGTCCAGTGCcactattatatattataatttttttatttcgcctttatataactaggcaagtcagttgagaacaaattcttatttacaatgatggcctaggaacagtgggttaactgccttgtttatggggcagaacgacagattttgaccttgtcggctcaggaattcgatctagcaacctttcgcttactagtccaacgctctaaccactaggctgcctttTATAGTATGAATCATATAATTGAACTTCGCTAAATAAAATAGAACAGATTTTTTTCCAGAGCGAGAGCGTAAACGTGCTGAGCGTAAAAGTGAGAATTTGAAACCGTTCCTATATGCTAGATGTAGAGTTTATTTGTATTAATTTTTGGGGGCTACTTTAGTCATAAATGATACAAACATTAGAAGGCCGTAGAAATCCAAAGATATTTGAGCTGCATGAAAAGAAGTTTGCgctctgttccttgcctcaggTTGCAcactgttctctcatcaagtgatcatattttcacccatcagactattctcaatttaatctagTCTTTACCAATATGTGAAATAGATTTAGATTTAGAATGTTATATTTATCAAATGGGCAGGAACAGGGTCAAGACCAAAGACATGTCATCCTTATGCACTGGAATAGAGAATGGAGGCCCCTTTCCCCGGCGGTCTGTTTAGTTCACTCATGTTAGGTAGGCTACTCCGGTAATTTCGCTGCACCACAGGTGATATTCTTTCTGCCCAAACTCTCTGCCATgggctcttcaaccctgttccagaagctacccagtgcttaatttgagaaaccaagtgaaatctgttcggggacatcgatagtaacatgttttcacaaaACATTTTTCATTAAACTGTTGACATCCCCTCTCTGTGCGCTGGAGATAGGAATGAAGTAGATGGAAACTCAAGAGTGGTGAGATATTCTCTAAAAATCCCTATTACTAAGCTATTCAAAATCTTAAACAAATTCACTATAAGTATAGGCTAAATCAGAATTTGTTTAATGTAGGCTAGACCATGTACCAAAGATATCAGTATTTAAAATAAAGAAATGTTTTTCTGCCATATGTATTATTCATTGGTTATGTATTGTATAACAGCCCTTGGGGCTTGGGCTTATATAGGCCTATGCTTATTAGTAAGCTGTAATATGTGTATGGGTATTTTTGAATGAACCGTCTCCTTAGAAAGCGCtgtcccattttttttttttagttgttAGGCCTTGAAACAACATCCAGAATGGCCATGTTCTACTCCGTTTCAACCTattgttgaacttctttctttGAATTTATCAATCAAAATGGTGAGTTTTTGATGTGATTTTTCCATTGCATTTGCATTgtcagtggttagagggacaatagagccctgagtagcaggccattaggacctgaagaTCGTTAGCCAGTTGGATAGGCTACTGCTAAggcatgtccagagtgcataagaggagattaccgtgactcaaCTTTCATGTAGAAttttactgcggtcatgactGCCGGAGGGGCGCTAATAGGGTCACTGCAACTGCCCTAGTCTCTGTAGCAAAACGTCACTGGAGCATATGTAAAGTTACAACCTACGGCAAGACCAAAATCTCTACACAGAGACTTCCGTGCGGTGCAGGGTCAAGGCACAATGCATTAACGGAGTATGTCTAATGGAGTATGGCTGCCTCACAACTGccatacttttgaccagagccctgtgggacacAGCCTGTAAATCCATCCTTGATTGTTTCATGTCCATtctctgtatgtgtctctcaTGCTGCAGGAGTTCAGCAGCTATAACTCTCTGGGCCAGGCCCAGTTCCCTCAGTACTACGCCCCGCCTCCTAGCTACTTGCTCGCCGGCCAGCCCAATAGCGAAGGGAATGGATCCAGTGTGGGTGTGGCTGGCTATCCAGCCATCAAGACGGAGGGCAGTGCCTCCGCTGGACTGCCCAGCACTACAGGTACTTCAGCCTTTCCTCATAACAATAGCTAGTACTGTCTTACCTAGGGTTACAAAGCTACCGGTAGTTTACAAAAGTTAACGTTattttggtaattaacagaaTCAATAGCTATCTATGgtaactttggtaatttatacttgaataacttttAACAAATGTATTCTTATATAGTATTCATTTTTTATCAGTGTCCATTAGTTTTTCTAGTAGATAGGCCAATATGAATCTAGAGACAATATCCTAatttaatgaagaaaaaaaacatcatTATTTTCAACTAACTCTTCAACTCTTCCATTGATTGACGTTTTTCACAACTGACACCAGTTTTACACCAAAACATTGACGACTAATACATATTAAAATAAATGGATGGGGGAAAATATAAAggatattaaacaccaatggtttatatttaggatcatgttttacagctttgtcattctaTTTTGTTAAAATCATCTTGTTTAATTAAAATAGTTTACATGTGATGAGGCCACATAGAGGGCCAGAGATCATTAGACACCTGTAAAAACCTGAAGTACCCAAAAGGACCATTAGATTTCTTGTGATagattacataaaatccttgaaagagGCCaacattctggtagtttactggtaaaccttgaaagtttccagtaatataccctccctttgcaaccctagtcttACCGTATGACCATGCAGGTATCTATAGGTACTTCTGATAACTCCCATTATCGGTGTCACAATGCCTTACTGGATGAATGTCAGTTCCATGTTTAGAATATAGCTGGATGGATAACACTGGGATCCAGTAGTTAATGTGTTATCAACATTGCTTTGATTACGGGCTTGTTAGTCCATTTAGGCTGAGGTATTCAACATGGGAGATTGTGTCAGTGCTCAACTGAATTGTCAGCTATCAATCCAAAACCTGTCTGCCCTCTCCCTCAGACGCATCTCCACGTGAGAACCTCCCGACCGGAGTGGCCCTCCCGGCAGGCGTGGCTCTCCCCACGGGGGCCCGGGACCAGgatgaggcagggaggaggaACCCTGCTGGCAAGGCCAAGGGGAAGGCCAAGAAATCAGACAGCAACCAGCCCACTGACAACGACCTTGAGGTAACTATAGGACCCACATGAACAGAGGTGCACAACCACTTACTCACTCATTCACATACAAATTTACCAGCTACTCAGATTAGGTTATTTTTAAAGTAACTttccagtgaaaatctcactttttaAAAGTTGTctaactcatacccaaataatgttgttgactcatcctatCTTCGTATGTGGCCAAagcatacattttaaaaaatacttCAAAAACCCCACCTCAGACTGTTTAAAAATGCAGTCATTCATTTACAGACTTACAAATTAACCAGCTACTCAGATGACTGGTTCTTTAATTGTCTTTATTTATGCATCTGCTCTAAACATGTTATTTCGTTTTTACATGTTCATGCAATTTTATAAATGGAATAATTTCTGATTAGTCCCACTCTTTAGTTACTGACTCATTCCTCTCCCGTCTCTTTCAGAGAATCTTTCTCTGGGATCTGGATGAGACGATCATCATTTTCCACTCTCTGCTCACGGGCTCCTTCGCTCAGAAGTTTGGCAAGGTGTGTCTTTGGGAATGCAGAAACATTGGGGAAATCGCAACTATCATGTTTTGCGCTGTAATCTATTATTTTACATGTCTGTATAATAGAATTAATTTATCTGATATGGTAAGATTTCTATTGAAATGAATGTAacctctgtcctgttggggtTGTGTAGGACCCTGCCACAGTACTGAACCTGGGTCTTCAGATGGAGGAGCTGATCTTTGAGCTGGCAGACACACACCTGTTTTTCAATGACCTGGAGGAGTGTGACCAGGTCCATGTTGAAGACATGGCTTCTGATGACAATGGTCAGGATCTGAGGTATGGACATGTCTTCAGTTATGATGCTGCTGGAAACAACCAGTAAATACAAAAGGCCATACTATTTAGCTAAATAGTGATGATTTGTGATGCTCATATCAGGAAACGGTAGAGACTCAGTGACCCTAATTTCCTCGCTCGCCACATAcaatcctctcatcctctcagcACCTATAACTTCCTGGCGGACGGCTTCAACGGCCCCAGTGGTGGAGGGGCCCCAGGGGCCACTACTggagtccagggtggagtggagtggatgaGGAAACTGGCCTTCCGTTACCGCCGTCTAAAGGACCTCTACAACGGATACAAATGCAATGTGGGAGGTGAGATGTGTGACAACTGTGTTTGTCTTCAAATTTGGACTAATCACCAGACTGTGACTTACTGGGAAACCCTTAGGGCACGGTGTCCAAACACTGATGACATCTGAATATTAATTTCCGCAATATTACTTTGAGACGTTAAAAGTTGATGCATTGTTCAAATAAAAACGGTATGCTTTTGTGTACTCTTGCCGTGTCATAGTTTCGCCTGGGAGGAATATTCCTGTTTGTGCACAGCCATTTTTCAGCAACCTAGAATGTAGAATCTAATCAGACATTGATATAACGGCCAGATACCAATAGATGGAAAAAGAATAGGGTCGACGATGGGGAGGTTGTAAATGTGTTCCTGCGCCATCTCCTGGTTGCTTGTGGTAATAACCTCAATGCCCTGCTCTGATGGTATTGTTTTTATATACGGCATCAATGCAAGAAATTAGTGATGCTATATTTGTTTTCTTGGGCTTTTCCTGGTAATAACACATCGAACgcctctgctctcctccaggcCTGCTGAGTCCCATGAAGAGGGAGCTGCTCCTTCGACTGCAGTCTGAGATGGAAAATGTGACGGACGCCTGGCTCAGTACGGCACTCAAATCCTTGCTGCTCATCCAGTCCAGGTCAGCACAGTGAGTTTGACATTTTAGACAATCTTTGTTCTTATTTTACAGTGTAATTTGATGCGGGGGGGGGGTTGTAGTGGAGTTTATTGTGGCCTTACTCactgtgtgtgtatccgtgtccACAGAGGTAAGTGTATGAATGTCCTGGTGACGACTACCCAGCTGGTGCCTGCTCTGGCCAAGGTGCTGCTCTATGGCCTGGGGGACGTCTTCCCCATAGAGAACATCTACAGTGCCACCAAGATAGGTAAACTGAACCAATAACACACAGTCCTTAACCCATGTTCTCCATAGCCGTGGGGTTTAAAGGATTTGTATTTGATCCAAGGTGGATGAAATGGATTAAATCCAGCATTTGAGTATCTCAGCTGAAAGTCAATCTACTAGTGTGTGTCCTTGTGACTATTTACTTATAATTTTGCTGTGGTCTTTCTGTAGGGAAAATTATTTTGCTGTGGTCTTTCTGTAGGGAAAGAGAGCTGCTTTGAGCGCATCGTCTCTCGCTTTGGGAAGAAGGTGACCTATGTGGTGGTAGGAGATGGCCGTGATGAGGAATTTGCAGCAAAACAGGTAGGCCTATGGGCATTTGGGTATCAGCTGCATATTACAAGGTATTAAGACTGAACAAACAGCCGGCAATAATTATTCTGTGTTGCATACAGTATGTCAAGTACTTCTGGTATTCACCATTTACACTCAACACTGCAGGAAATGAGTCTTGGTGTATTGATTTGACTGTTGGTATCTCTGCTCTGTTTTTGCAGCACAACATGCCTTTCTGGCGTATCTCCACCCACGGGGACCTAGTATCCCTGCACCAAGCTCTGGAGCTAGACTTCTTGTAGAGCGCGAGGGATAGAGGTCTGACACAGAGGGAAACAGTCAGTCACACCACTGTTCGCTTGTGGAGTGACTTATTTTCTTTATTATTATTAGGTACTTGGCTCCACCCCAGCCctctgaaatacacacacacacacacacacacacacacacctgctggccCTAGTGAGTTACTCTTGCCCCAGTGTGATGGCCATGGACTGAACTGAGGTGGACTTGGGGATGGCAGTGGTTGGGAAGCAGACTGGACAGATCTACTCTCTGATGCAGGGCTCCTGCCCAGCAGCACTCTCCCTATGGCAGCTATCCTGGCA is a genomic window of Oncorhynchus keta strain PuntledgeMale-10-30-2019 chromosome 19, Oket_V2, whole genome shotgun sequence containing:
- the LOC118397996 gene encoding eyes absent homolog 3-like — translated: MSGGRGSADMDDLQDLPELPIKKARHELNVGLDKEPRGLGGDEQSPPTLLGSGDQDDSFSSLSNAQLDGGCRDQSGSDRGGAGPQACDESMNPYTNTAVTCKELTMTTASEYNSHIYHGSSPAVTSYSSQVAFPPLTQSTVYTAFPQAGQTYGLPPFGAMWPGVKTETGLPDAVPSVGQPGFLSFSSAYTSTQPGQVHYSYPSQGSSFTTSSVYTNIPSATTATPTVTHQEFSSYNSLGQAQFPQYYAPPPSYLLAGQPNSEGNGSSVGVAGYPAIKTEGSASAGLPSTTDASPRENLPTGVALPAGVALPTGARDQDEAGRRNPAGKAKGKAKKSDSNQPTDNDLERIFLWDLDETIIIFHSLLTGSFAQKFGKDPATVLNLGLQMEELIFELADTHLFFNDLEECDQVHVEDMASDDNGQDLSTYNFLADGFNGPSGGGAPGATTGVQGGVEWMRKLAFRYRRLKDLYNGYKCNVGGLLSPMKRELLLRLQSEMENVTDAWLSTALKSLLLIQSRSAQGKCMNVLVTTTQLVPALAKVLLYGLGDVFPIENIYSATKIGKESCFERIVSRFGKKVTYVVVGDGRDEEFAAKQHNMPFWRISTHGDLVSLHQALELDFL